The following DNA comes from Flammeovirgaceae bacterium.
GAAATCATTCAAAAATTCACCCGTGAATATTCACAGGCCATGGCCGAAAGCCCCATATTCAAAATTGAACGTTGACTTAAATCAACTATTCGCACATGAAAGTTTCCCCCTTCAAGCTCGAGCGCTACTTCGACAAGTACGAGTTTTCCGCTCCCCATCTGCTGAGCAGCTCCGATTGTGAGCCGCTACAACTCAACGAACTCATGGGGATGGCCGATGACCAAACCCGTCACGAATGGGAAACGTTGAAACTGGGCTATACGGAATCGAAAGGCGACCATGTCTTCAGAAAGGAAATCTCGAAATTATATACTTCCATATCCCCAGAAGAGGTGTTGGTGCTTGTTCCTGAAGAAGGCATATTTATTTCCATGAACGCCTTGTTGGAAAAAGGGGACCATGTCGTCACTACCTTTCCTGGCTACCAATCCCTTTACCAGGTGGCAGAAGACATAGGCTGCCAGGTATCCAAATGGGAGCCTGACCAAGGCCTTGCCTTTCAGGTTGAGGATTTGAAAGCATTGATAACGGACAAGACCAAGCTCATCGTCATCAACTTTCCCCATAACCCTACGGGGGCATTGATAAGCAAAGACGAACTTCAAGGCATTGTGGACATGGCACGCGAAAAAGATATTGTGGTTTTCTCGGATGAGATGTACCGGTTTATGGAGTATGACGAAAAAGACAGGCTGCCTTCCGTTTGTGATTTGTATGAAAATGCCATTTCGCTTTTCGGCCTGAGCAAAACTTTTGGCCTCCCGGGGCTGCGCATGGGCTGGCTCACCACCCGGAATAAAAATTTCATGCAGGAACTCGTCACTTTTAAGGACTATACCACCATCTGCAATAATGCCCCTGGGGAAAAATTGGGCACTATCGCCCTGCAAAACAAGGACAAACTGATAGCCCGAAGCCTGGGGATCATCAAAGGCAACCTCACTTTGCTCGAAGGCTTCGCCCACCGGCACCAGGAGTGGTTCATCTGGAAAACACCAAAGGCAGGCTCCATCGCCTTTCCCGAATTACGGGTGAAAGGGACGGTAATGGAATTTTGCCAGGACCTGGTAAGGACAAAAGGGGTGATGTTGCTGCCGCACGATGTGTACGACTTTGCCCGGCCCCATGTGCGGATGGGGTTTGGGCGCACCTCCCTCCCCAGTGCACTCAAGGCATTTGAAGGGTACCTGGCGGAGAAAAGTACCTAAAAGTCCTTAATTTAAGGCACCTGGCGGCCAAAGAACTGGTAGTTGAGCGGGATATATTTTTTCCACTCATCGGGCACCTCGCTTTCTTCGAAGATGGCGTCAACCGGGCAGGCCGGCACGCAAGCGTCACAATCGATGCAGGTTTCGGGGTCTATGTACAACTGTTTTCCGGCAGGGTCAAACCCCTCCACTTTACATTCCTGTCCGCTTCCATCGGTGCTGATCGGTCCATGGATGCAATCAACGGGGCAAACGTCCACACAGGCGGTATCGCAAGTGCCCACACAGGGTTCGCAAATAGTATAAGGCATAACAAGCTTATTTAAGTTTTTTGGTTGACTAATGCTATAATCTAAAAATAGAAAAAAACTTAGAATATCATCGCATTGTTATTGTGGCACAGGGGCAGTAATTTTATAGTAATCTGAAATTTTATGAGTGAAACCCACACAAACGGCAAAAAGACGACCGTTGAAAAGGACAAGGTGGTGTTGCGCTTTGCGGGCGACTCTGGTGACGGCATGCAGTTGACCGGCTCGCAGTTTAGCTTCACCTCTGCCCTGTTTGGCAACGACCTGGCCACCTTCCCTGATTTTCCCGCAGAAATACGCGCGCCCCTTGGCACGGTAGAGGGTGTCTCGGGCTTTCAGGTGCAGATAGGCCAGGTGGATATTTATACGCCCGGGGATATGGCCGATGTATTGGTGGCCATGAACCCCGCGGCACTAAAATCCAATTTGCGCTATGCCAGGGCTGGCGGCACCATCATCCTGGACATGGATGCCTTTGACAAGAGGAATATTGAAAAGGCGGGCTTCCTTAGCAATCCTGTGGAAGATGGCTCCCTTGACGCCTTCAATGTGGTGGAGGCGCCCATTTCATCCCTGACCAAAACCGCACTGGAGGGAATCAAGCTGGACAACAAAAGCATTATGCGGTGCAAAAACATGTTTGCGCTTGGGATGATGTATTGGTTATTTGACCGGCCCCTGTCGGACACGGAACGGTACCTGAACAACAAATTCAAAAAAACACCGGCCATAGCGGAGGCCAACATCAAGGCGCTGCATACGGGGTTTCATTTTGCCGAAACCATAGAGGCATTGCCCTCCATGTACAAAGTGCCCGCTGCCAAAATTGAAAAAGGAAAATACCGTCACATTTCCGGCAACGTGGCCACGGCATGGGGCTTTATGGCCGCAGCGGAAAAAATGGGGAAAAAAATATTTTATGGCTCTTACCCCATCACGCCTGCCAGCGATATCCTCCACGAACTTTCCAAGCACAAGCACCTGGGCGTGATCACCCTGCAGGCCGAGGACGAAATCGCGGCCGTGTGCTCGGCCATTGGCGCAAGCTATGCCGGGCAGATTGGGCTCACCGCTTCCTCGGGGCCTGGTATCGCTTTGAAGGGCGAGGCGATTGGCCTGGCCATTATGGCGGAGCTCCCGCTCATCGTGGTTGACGTGCAACGTGGCGGCCCCTCCACAGGGCTCCCTACCAAAACCGAACAGGCCGATATCAACCTGGCACTGTACGGGCGCAACAGTGAGAGCCCTTGCATCGTGTTGGCGGCAAGCACCCCTGCCGATTGTTTTGAATTTGCCTACATGGCCACCAAGCTGGCCTTTGAGCACATGACCCCC
Coding sequences within:
- a CDS encoding ferredoxin family protein, translating into MPYTICEPCVGTCDTACVDVCPVDCIHGPISTDGSGQECKVEGFDPAGKQLYIDPETCIDCDACVPACPVDAIFEESEVPDEWKKYIPLNYQFFGRQVP
- a CDS encoding 2-oxoacid:acceptor oxidoreductase subunit alpha produces the protein MSETHTNGKKTTVEKDKVVLRFAGDSGDGMQLTGSQFSFTSALFGNDLATFPDFPAEIRAPLGTVEGVSGFQVQIGQVDIYTPGDMADVLVAMNPAALKSNLRYARAGGTIILDMDAFDKRNIEKAGFLSNPVEDGSLDAFNVVEAPISSLTKTALEGIKLDNKSIMRCKNMFALGMMYWLFDRPLSDTERYLNNKFKKTPAIAEANIKALHTGFHFAETIEALPSMYKVPAAKIEKGKYRHISGNVATAWGFMAAAEKMGKKIFYGSYPITPASDILHELSKHKHLGVITLQAEDEIAAVCSAIGASYAGQIGLTASSGPGIALKGEAIGLAIMAELPLIVVDVQRGGPSTGLPTKTEQADINLALYGRNSESPCIVLAASTPADCFEFAYMATKLAFEHMTPVILLTDGYLANGSEPWKYPKTADLPEISVPMAKPNGEAYLPYLRNKETLARYFAIPGMPGLEHRIGGLEKQENTGNVSYDPLNHEGMVNLRAEKVERVANYIPGLKVMGEGNGKLLVVGWGGTYGSLHTSVAELWKEGKSIDHAHFNYINPLPKNTGEVLAGYENILVCELNLGQFASHLKSKFPHLKIGSYTKVQGLPFTVTELKEKFIEILN
- a CDS encoding aminotransferase class I/II-fold pyridoxal phosphate-dependent enzyme, with product MKVSPFKLERYFDKYEFSAPHLLSSSDCEPLQLNELMGMADDQTRHEWETLKLGYTESKGDHVFRKEISKLYTSISPEEVLVLVPEEGIFISMNALLEKGDHVVTTFPGYQSLYQVAEDIGCQVSKWEPDQGLAFQVEDLKALITDKTKLIVINFPHNPTGALISKDELQGIVDMAREKDIVVFSDEMYRFMEYDEKDRLPSVCDLYENAISLFGLSKTFGLPGLRMGWLTTRNKNFMQELVTFKDYTTICNNAPGEKLGTIALQNKDKLIARSLGIIKGNLTLLEGFAHRHQEWFIWKTPKAGSIAFPELRVKGTVMEFCQDLVRTKGVMLLPHDVYDFARPHVRMGFGRTSLPSALKAFEGYLAEKST